From the genome of Papaver somniferum cultivar HN1 chromosome 2, ASM357369v1, whole genome shotgun sequence, one region includes:
- the LOC113347666 gene encoding respiratory burst oxidase homolog protein D-like isoform X1 encodes MIVVEAPYAETRLRRSSPHGGRQNQKCKIQSRWKIMAPSINSGQASGTSKRSHNNESIEGAQNSIDVPSTKPSEAGSKSPSVEEALKGLNFISKKSTKWVEIEKKFNGLTSSTNGSLHRSQFAECIGMDTKSNEFALELFDALARRRKITADSINKDEFKEFWEQISAKDFNSRLRIFFDMVDKDANGRLDVDEVRQIIKYSASANKLSNINGRAQEYATMIMEELDEEKLGYIMIDKLEMLFRKQDGKQSPIEEHKPTKDTGRVSELLNKTKYYLIDNWERIWVLVLWIGIMVGLFTYKFIQYRNKAVYDIMGYCVCTAKGSAETLKFNMALILLPVCRNTITWLRNKTKLGAFVPFDNSITFHKIIAIGIGIGVAVHALAHLTCDFPRLLHASEKEYEPMKPYFGEDQPENYWWFLKGVEGVTGIIMVVLMAIAFTLATPKLRLKKDSGFNMFWYSHHLFVIVYTLLIVHGIKTYLSKDWYTKSTWMYLAVPITLYTCERLLRSFRSRVKSVKILEFNEYPDVMAIHMSKPEGFEYKSGEYMFVKCPAVSPFEWHPFSITSSPAEDRLSVHIRAVGDWTKELKAILSEASKEEKSLSVEATGGSNTQFPRVVIDGPYGAPAQDYKDFEVVLLVGLGIGATPMISIIKDIVHNMKPKDLEGGKSTTNRNSFKTKRAYFYWVTNDQGSFEWFKDVMDKVSKMDINGIIELHNHCTSIFEEDDARSALIASLQSLNHAKTGIDIVSGTHVKSYFGRPNWRDIYKTIAHNHSGERVGVFYCGAPGPAATLRQLALDFSHETSTKFDFRKENF; translated from the exons ATGATTGTTGTGGAAGCACCATATGCAG AGACTAGACTAAGAAGATCATCACCACACGGTGGCCGTCAGAACCAAAAGTGCAAGATTCAGTCTAGGTGGAAAATAATGGCGCCCTCCATCAATAGTGGACAAGCTAGTGGTACAAGCAAGAGATCTCATAACAATGAAAGCATCGAAGGCGCACAAAATTCCATTGATGTGCCCAGCACTAAACCTTCAGAAGCTGGCAGTAAATCGCCTTCTGTGGAGGAGGCTTTAAAAGGACtcaacttcatcagcaaaaaatcCACCAAATGGGTTGAGATTGAGAAGAAATTTAATGGTTTGACATCTTCTACTAATGGTTCACTACATCGTTCTCAATTCGCTGAATGCATAG GGATGGACACTAAATCAAATGAGTTTGCACTTGAGCTTTTCGACGCTCTCGCTAGGAGGAGAAAAATAACAGCAGATTCCATAAACAAGGATGAGTTCAAAGAATTCTGGGAGCAGATTTCTGCTAAAGACTTCAATTCTAGGCTTCGGATTTTCTTTGACAT GGTTGACAAGGATGCTAATGGGAGACTTGATGTAGATGAAGTTCGACAG ATTATCAAATACAGCGCATCTGCAAACAAGCTCTCAAATATTAACGGACGTGCCCAAGAATATGCTACCATGATCATGGAAGAACTCGATGAAGAAAAGTTGGGTTACATCATG ATTGACAAGTTGGAGATGCTATTCAGGAAGCAAGATGGTAAACAAAGCCCAATCGAGGAACATAAACCAACCAAAGACACTGGCCGAGTTAGTGAATTGCTTAATAAGACTAAGTACTACCTCATAGATAACTGGGAAAGAATTTGGGTTCTCGTCCTTTGGATTGGAATCATGGTTGGTCTTTTCACCTACAAGTTCATTCAGTATCGGAACAAAGCTGTCTACGACATCATGGGTTACTGTGTTTGCACGGCCAAGGGATCCGCGGAAACCCTTAAGTTCAACATGGCATTGATCTTACTACCAGTCTGCCGCAACACCATCACTTGGCTCAGAAACAAGACAAAGCTTGGCGCTTTCGTCCCTTTTGACAACAGCATTACATTCCACAAG ATAATTGCAATTGGAATCGGGATTGGTGTTGCAGTACATGCATTAGCTCACTTAACGTGTGATTTCCCTCGTCTCCTTCATGCGTCAGAAAAAGAGTACGAGCCAATGAAGCCATACTTTGGAGAAGATCAACCTGAAAACTACTGGTGGTTTCTGAAGGGAGTGGAAGGCGTAACAGGGATCATAATGGTGGTTTTGATGGCAATAGCATTCACATTAGCCACACCAAAGCTAAGACTTAAAAAAGACAGTGGATTCAATATGTTCTGGTATTCCCATCACTTGTTCGTCATAGTTTACACTCTTCTCATTGTTCATGGAATCAAAACCTATCTCTCCAAAGACTGGTACACAAAATCG ACATGGATGTACTTGGCAGTGCCAATAACTCTTTATACTTGCGAGAGATTGCTTAGATCATTTAGATCGCGCGTTAAGTCGGTTAAAATACTTGAG TTCAATGAGTATCCCGACGTAATGGCAATACACATGTCAAAACCAGAGGGCTTCGAATACAAGAGTGGAGAATACATGTTTGTTAAATGCCCTGCTGTTTCTCCCTTTGAATG GCATCCATTCTCCATTACTTCGTCTCCAGCAGAGGATCGCTTAAGTGTCCACATTCGAGCTGTTGGAGACTGGACAAAAGAACTCAAAGCCATATTATCTGAG GCTTCAAAAGAAGAGAAAAGTCTATCTGTAGAAGCAACTGGAGGAAGCAACACCCA GTTCCCAAGGGTAGTAATCGACGGTCCTTATGGTGCACCAGCTCAAGACTACAAGGATTTTGAGGTAGTATTGTTGGTAGGATTAGGAATTGGAGCCACCCCAATGATCAGCATTATAAAAGACATTGTGCACAACATGAAACCCAAGGATCTTGAAGGTGGGAAATCAACTACTAATAGGAATAGCTTCAAGACGAAGCGGGCATACTTTTACTGGGTTACAAATGATCAAGGTTCTTTCGAATGGTTCAAAGACGTGATGGATAAAGTATCTAAGATGGATATTAATGGAATCATAGAACTTCATAATCATTGCACAAGCATTTTTGAAGAAGATGATGCTAGGTCTGCTCTAATTGCATCGTTACAGTCGCTCAACCACGCCAAAACTGGCATTGACATTGTTTCTGGTACGCATGTCAAGTCTTATTTTGGAAGGCCCAATTGGCGCGACATTTACAAGACAATCGCTCACAATCACAGCGGCGAACGAGTGG GGGTATTCTATTGTGGAGCACCAGGACCAGCAGCAACTCTACGTCAGTTAGCACTGGATTTCTCTCATGAAACATCAACCAAATTCGATTTCCGTAAAGAAAACTTCTGA
- the LOC113347665 gene encoding phosphatidate cytidylyltransferase 4, chloroplastic-like, protein MASSSSSSYLKINHSNPIPLSLTSSLRPSSTSKAPTFSRLPYPKLSSKLVLNVSSKTLIRTHPIRRFCIPPDSNPSIEVSNSEIEGDEGHRENLQQQLQKEEEEKEKVSQFKKRVVFGVAIGVGVAGVVLAGGWIFTVALAAVVYIGAGEYFELVRSQGITSGMTPLPQYLTRICSVICALMPVLTLYYGRMDVSLTSSAFVVAVALLLQRGNPRFAQLSNAMFGLFYCGYLPCFWVKLRCGLAAPALNSEVGAVWPILLGGRAHWTVGLVATLISFSSIIAADTYAFLGGRTFGRTPLTTVSPKKTWEGAIAGLSGCIATALMLSKVFCWPTSLLNAAAFGLLNFVGSLFGDLIESMIKREAGVKDSGSLIPGHGGILDRVDSYIFTGALAYSFVRTFLPLYGV, encoded by the coding sequence AtggcttcatcttcatcttcctcttatCTCAAAATCAATCATTCAAATCCCATACCCCTTTCTCTTACTTCTTCACTCCGCCCCTCCTCCACCTCAAAAGCCCCAACTTTTTCAAGATTGCCGTACCCCAAATTGAGCTCAAAATTGGTCCTCAATGTGTCaagtaaaaccctaattagaacTCATCCAATTCGTAGATTCTGTATACCCCCTGATAGTAATCCTTCAATTGAAGTCTCCAACAGTGAAATTGAAGGCGATGAAGGGCACAGGGAGaatttgcagcagcagctgcagaaggaggaggaggagaaggagaaagtgagccAATTCAAGAAAAGGGTTGTTTTTGGGGTTGCAATTGGGGTTGGAGTTGCAGGGGTTGTTTTGGCTGGAGGATGGATTTTCACAGTGGCATTAGCTGCTGTAGTATACATTGGTGCAGGTGAGTATTTTGAGTTGGTTAGAAGTCAGGGTATTACTTCAGGGATGACACCGTTACCGCAATATTTAACGCGTATTTGTTCTGTTATTTGTGCATTGATGCCTGTGCTTACATTGTATTACGGTCGGATGGATGTTTCGTTGACATCATCTgcatttgttgttgctgttgcattGCTTTTACAAAGAGGGAATCCTCGATTTGCGCAGTTGAGTAATGCAATGTTTGGGTTGTTTTATTGTGGTTATTTGCCTTGTTTCTGGGTTAAATTGAGATGTGGTTTGGCTGCTCCGGCTTTGAATTCGGAGGTAGGAGCTGTGTGGCCTATTCTACTTGGTGGTCGTGCTCATTGGACTGTGGGTTTAGTGGCAACTTTGATTTCTTTTAGTAGTATTATTGCGGCGGATACATATGCGTTTCTTGGTGGAAGGACATTTGGTCGTACACCACTTACTACTGTTAGTCCAAAGAAGACGTGGGAAGGGGCAATTGCAGGATTGAGTGGTTGTATAGCCACTGCGCTAATGTTATCAAAAGTTTTTTGCTGGCCCACGTCTTTACTTAATGCTGCTGCTTTTGGATTGCTGAATTTCGTGGGGTCATTGTTTGGTGACCTTATTGAATCAATGATTAAGCGCGAGGCTGGTGTCAAAGACTCAGGATCCCTTATACCTGGGCATGGTGGAATACTTGATAGAGTGGACAGCTACATATTCACCGGAGCTCTTGCATACTCATTTGTCAGAACCTTCTTACCACTTTATGGGGTTTGA
- the LOC113347667 gene encoding ferredoxin--NADP reductase, root isozyme, chloroplastic-like — protein sequence MPFATRQRVQPQSYLGRGSSESKKTYSISKTPFEFLIMAAQLALNQGSNLSVRVGISDSSQRVSGFQRQNLRFQEKPCLPHLSLNLKSNSLKSKNSFRVCMSVQQANVPKVAVSPLELEDPQDPPLNLHKPKEPYTATIVSVERIVGPNAPGETCHVVIDHGGNVPYWEGQSYGVIPPGENPKKPGSPHNVRLYSIASTRYGDSFDGKTASLCVRRAVYYDPETGKEDPSKNGVCSNFLCNSKPGNKVQVTGPSGKIMLLPETDPNATHIMIATGTGVAPYRGYLRRMFMESVPTYKFGGLAWLFLGVANSDSLLYDEEFSKYQRDYPDNFRFDRALSREQKNKTGGKMYVQDKIEEYSDEVFKLLDGGAHIYFCGLKGMMPGIQDTLKRVAEQRGESWEAKLSQLKKNKQWHVEVY from the exons ATGCCCTTTGCCACTCGCCAAAGGGTCCAACCACAGTCTTATTTAGGTAGAGGTTCATCCGAATCAAAAAAAACATATTCAATTTCAAAAACCCCATTCGAGTTCTTAATCATGGCTGCTCAATTAGCTCTTAATCAG gGTTCTAATCTATCTGTTCGAGTTGGAATTAGTGATTCATCTCAAAGGGTATCTGGATTTCAG AGACAAAATCTACGGTTTCAGGAGAAACCATGTCTTCCACATTTGTCCTTGAATTTGAAAAGCAATAGCTTGAAATCAAAAAACTCGTTCAGAGTATGCATGTCTGTGCAACAAGCGAACGTACCAAAGGTTGCAGTATCACCTTTAGAACTAGAGGATCCTCAAGATCCACCTCTCAACCTACACAAACCTAAGGAACCTTATACTGCAACAATTGTTTCTGTGGAAAGGATTGTTGGCCCAAACGCTCCTGGAGAGACTTGCCATGTTGTGATTGATCATGGTGGCAATGTTCCTTACTGGGAAGGACAGAGTTATGGTGTTATACCACCT ggggaaaatccaaagaaaccaGGAAGTCCTCACAATGTTCGCCTCTACTCAATTGCATCTACCAGGTATGGAGATTCTTTTGACGGAAAGACTGCCAGTTTATGTGTTCGCCGGGCTGTATATTACGACCCTGAAACTGGAAAGGAAGATCCCTCTAAAAATGGAGTCTGTAGCAACTTTCTTTGCAACTCAAAGCCAGGAAACAAAGTTCAAGTCACAG GTCCTTCTGGAAAGATAATGCTTTTACCCGAGACCGATCCAAATGCCACACACATTATGATCGCCACCGGAACAGGTGTGGCCCCATACAGAGGATACCTCCGCCGCATGTTCATGGAATCCGTCCCCACGTATAAGTTCGGTGGACTTGCTTGGCTCTTCCTTGGTGTGGCCAACTCTGACAGTCTTCTCTACGATGAAGAATTTTCAAAGTACCAGAGAGATTACCCCGACAACTTCCGGTTCGACCGAGCTCTTAGTAGAGAACAGAAGAATAAAACTGGGGGAAAGATGTACGTCCAAGACAAGATCGAGGAGTACAGTGATGAAGTATTCAAGCTCTTAGATGGAGGTGCTCATATATACTTCTGTGGATTGAAGGGTATGATGCCTGGAATCCAAGACACACTAAAAAGAGTTGCTGAGCAGAGAGGTGAGAGCTGGGAAGCAAAACTCTCGCAACTCAAAAAGAATAAGCAATGGCACGTTGAGGTCTATTAG
- the LOC113347666 gene encoding respiratory burst oxidase homolog protein D-like isoform X2, with translation MFCFIIHTKTRLRRSSPHGGRQNQKCKIQSRWKIMAPSINSGQASGTSKRSHNNESIEGAQNSIDVPSTKPSEAGSKSPSVEEALKGLNFISKKSTKWVEIEKKFNGLTSSTNGSLHRSQFAECIGMDTKSNEFALELFDALARRRKITADSINKDEFKEFWEQISAKDFNSRLRIFFDMVDKDANGRLDVDEVRQIIKYSASANKLSNINGRAQEYATMIMEELDEEKLGYIMIDKLEMLFRKQDGKQSPIEEHKPTKDTGRVSELLNKTKYYLIDNWERIWVLVLWIGIMVGLFTYKFIQYRNKAVYDIMGYCVCTAKGSAETLKFNMALILLPVCRNTITWLRNKTKLGAFVPFDNSITFHKIIAIGIGIGVAVHALAHLTCDFPRLLHASEKEYEPMKPYFGEDQPENYWWFLKGVEGVTGIIMVVLMAIAFTLATPKLRLKKDSGFNMFWYSHHLFVIVYTLLIVHGIKTYLSKDWYTKSTWMYLAVPITLYTCERLLRSFRSRVKSVKILEFNEYPDVMAIHMSKPEGFEYKSGEYMFVKCPAVSPFEWHPFSITSSPAEDRLSVHIRAVGDWTKELKAILSEASKEEKSLSVEATGGSNTQFPRVVIDGPYGAPAQDYKDFEVVLLVGLGIGATPMISIIKDIVHNMKPKDLEGGKSTTNRNSFKTKRAYFYWVTNDQGSFEWFKDVMDKVSKMDINGIIELHNHCTSIFEEDDARSALIASLQSLNHAKTGIDIVSGTHVKSYFGRPNWRDIYKTIAHNHSGERVGVFYCGAPGPAATLRQLALDFSHETSTKFDFRKENF, from the exons ATGTTTTGCTTCATCATCCACACAA AGACTAGACTAAGAAGATCATCACCACACGGTGGCCGTCAGAACCAAAAGTGCAAGATTCAGTCTAGGTGGAAAATAATGGCGCCCTCCATCAATAGTGGACAAGCTAGTGGTACAAGCAAGAGATCTCATAACAATGAAAGCATCGAAGGCGCACAAAATTCCATTGATGTGCCCAGCACTAAACCTTCAGAAGCTGGCAGTAAATCGCCTTCTGTGGAGGAGGCTTTAAAAGGACtcaacttcatcagcaaaaaatcCACCAAATGGGTTGAGATTGAGAAGAAATTTAATGGTTTGACATCTTCTACTAATGGTTCACTACATCGTTCTCAATTCGCTGAATGCATAG GGATGGACACTAAATCAAATGAGTTTGCACTTGAGCTTTTCGACGCTCTCGCTAGGAGGAGAAAAATAACAGCAGATTCCATAAACAAGGATGAGTTCAAAGAATTCTGGGAGCAGATTTCTGCTAAAGACTTCAATTCTAGGCTTCGGATTTTCTTTGACAT GGTTGACAAGGATGCTAATGGGAGACTTGATGTAGATGAAGTTCGACAG ATTATCAAATACAGCGCATCTGCAAACAAGCTCTCAAATATTAACGGACGTGCCCAAGAATATGCTACCATGATCATGGAAGAACTCGATGAAGAAAAGTTGGGTTACATCATG ATTGACAAGTTGGAGATGCTATTCAGGAAGCAAGATGGTAAACAAAGCCCAATCGAGGAACATAAACCAACCAAAGACACTGGCCGAGTTAGTGAATTGCTTAATAAGACTAAGTACTACCTCATAGATAACTGGGAAAGAATTTGGGTTCTCGTCCTTTGGATTGGAATCATGGTTGGTCTTTTCACCTACAAGTTCATTCAGTATCGGAACAAAGCTGTCTACGACATCATGGGTTACTGTGTTTGCACGGCCAAGGGATCCGCGGAAACCCTTAAGTTCAACATGGCATTGATCTTACTACCAGTCTGCCGCAACACCATCACTTGGCTCAGAAACAAGACAAAGCTTGGCGCTTTCGTCCCTTTTGACAACAGCATTACATTCCACAAG ATAATTGCAATTGGAATCGGGATTGGTGTTGCAGTACATGCATTAGCTCACTTAACGTGTGATTTCCCTCGTCTCCTTCATGCGTCAGAAAAAGAGTACGAGCCAATGAAGCCATACTTTGGAGAAGATCAACCTGAAAACTACTGGTGGTTTCTGAAGGGAGTGGAAGGCGTAACAGGGATCATAATGGTGGTTTTGATGGCAATAGCATTCACATTAGCCACACCAAAGCTAAGACTTAAAAAAGACAGTGGATTCAATATGTTCTGGTATTCCCATCACTTGTTCGTCATAGTTTACACTCTTCTCATTGTTCATGGAATCAAAACCTATCTCTCCAAAGACTGGTACACAAAATCG ACATGGATGTACTTGGCAGTGCCAATAACTCTTTATACTTGCGAGAGATTGCTTAGATCATTTAGATCGCGCGTTAAGTCGGTTAAAATACTTGAG TTCAATGAGTATCCCGACGTAATGGCAATACACATGTCAAAACCAGAGGGCTTCGAATACAAGAGTGGAGAATACATGTTTGTTAAATGCCCTGCTGTTTCTCCCTTTGAATG GCATCCATTCTCCATTACTTCGTCTCCAGCAGAGGATCGCTTAAGTGTCCACATTCGAGCTGTTGGAGACTGGACAAAAGAACTCAAAGCCATATTATCTGAG GCTTCAAAAGAAGAGAAAAGTCTATCTGTAGAAGCAACTGGAGGAAGCAACACCCA GTTCCCAAGGGTAGTAATCGACGGTCCTTATGGTGCACCAGCTCAAGACTACAAGGATTTTGAGGTAGTATTGTTGGTAGGATTAGGAATTGGAGCCACCCCAATGATCAGCATTATAAAAGACATTGTGCACAACATGAAACCCAAGGATCTTGAAGGTGGGAAATCAACTACTAATAGGAATAGCTTCAAGACGAAGCGGGCATACTTTTACTGGGTTACAAATGATCAAGGTTCTTTCGAATGGTTCAAAGACGTGATGGATAAAGTATCTAAGATGGATATTAATGGAATCATAGAACTTCATAATCATTGCACAAGCATTTTTGAAGAAGATGATGCTAGGTCTGCTCTAATTGCATCGTTACAGTCGCTCAACCACGCCAAAACTGGCATTGACATTGTTTCTGGTACGCATGTCAAGTCTTATTTTGGAAGGCCCAATTGGCGCGACATTTACAAGACAATCGCTCACAATCACAGCGGCGAACGAGTGG GGGTATTCTATTGTGGAGCACCAGGACCAGCAGCAACTCTACGTCAGTTAGCACTGGATTTCTCTCATGAAACATCAACCAAATTCGATTTCCGTAAAGAAAACTTCTGA
- the LOC113347664 gene encoding cytochrome P450 CYP82D47-like, protein MAIIDHRYLQPFVSIAGLLALLSFFYCIWVDIIRPRNIKTSLDERSLSPASPPEVAGAWSIVGHLPQLIGSTPLFKILADMSDKYGPICIVRFGMYPTLVVSSREMSKECFTTNDKLFATRPPSAAGKYLTKAMFAFSMYGPYWREIRKISTIHLLSLRRLELLKDGRYLEIDKCMKRLYEYWMEHHKKIKQNGTTASSVKVNMSQVFAELSLNVVLKIIVGKTLFIKNGNEDCTKEEEEGQKLHETILKFFELAGVSVASDVLPFLGWLDLDGQKKQMKRVSKEMNSIASKWLEEHREKKRLQTRQTSGAARGSNYDDGNDFMDVLMSVLDEEEDDLFFGYNRDTVIKSTCQQLIMAASDTTSLAMTWALSLLLTNPNVLRKAQDELDAKVGKDRIIEENDIECLVHLQAIVKETLRLYPPGPLSVPHEAMEDCTVGGYKVKAGTRLIVNLWKLQRDPRVWSNPSEFKPERFLPESDGGFGGAEAKFDFRGQHFEYTPFGSGRRICPGIDFFLQTVHMALARLLQAFDFSTAGGLVIDMAEGPGLTIPKVIPLEVHLNPRLPVTLF, encoded by the exons ATGGCAATCATCGATCACCGCTACTTGCAGCCGTTCGTGAGTATTGCAGGCTTACTAGCTCtgttatccttcttctattgtatttgGGTCGATATTATAAGACCAAGGAATATCAAAACCAGCTTAGACGAACGCAGTTTATCACCAGCATCTCCACCTGAAGTTGCAGGTGCTTGGTCGATAGTAGGCCATCTTCCTCAGCTTATAGGATCTACACCTCTATTCAAGATCCTTGCTGACATGTCTGACAAGTATGGACCTATTTGCATTGTCCGATTTGGTATGTATCCGACACTGGTAGTGAGCAGTCGGGAGATGTCTAAAGAATGCTTCACCACCAACGATAAGTTATTCGCTACCCGTCCTCCTAGTGCAGCCGGGAAGTACCTCACTAAAGCCATGTTTGCCTTTTCAATGTATGGTCCTTACTGGCGGGAGATCCGTAAGATCTCTACAATCCATTTACTCTCACTTAGGCGCCTCGAGTTACTTAAGGATGGCCGTTACTTAGAGATCGACAAATGCATGAAAAGATTGTATGAATATTGGATGGAACACCATAAGAAGATAAAGCAGAATGGTACAACAGCTAGTTCAGTAAAGGTCAACATGAGCCAAGTGTTTGCAGAACTATCCTTAAATGTGGTTTTGAAGATAATAGTAGGAAAAACACTGTTTATTAAAAATGGTAATGAAGATTGCACCAAAGAGGAAGAAGAGGGCCAAAAGCTCCACGAGACTATCCTAAAATTCTTCGAACTAGCAGGGGTGTCAGTTGCATCTGATGTTCTTCCATTCCTTGGGTGGTTGGATTTGGATGGGCAAAAGAAACAAATGAAGAGGGTCTCCAAGGAGATGAACTCAATCGCTTCAAAGTGGCTTGAAGAGCATCGAGAGAAAAAAAGACTGCAAACAAGACAAACAAGCGGAGCAGCAAGAGGGAGTAATTATGATGATGGGAATGACTTCATGGATGTGTTGATGTCAGTTCTTGATGAAGAGGAGGATGATCTCTTCTTCGGTTACAATCGAGATACTGTCATCAAATCTACATGTCAG CAACTTATAATGGCTGCTTCGGATACAACGTCACTTGCAATGACATGGGCTCTCTCACTGCTGCTCACCAATCCTAATGTCTTACGGAAGGCTCAGGATGAGCTTGACGCCAAAGTTGGCAAGGACAGGATAATAGAGGAAAACGATATCGAGTGTCTCGTCCACCTCCAAGCAATTGTCAAGGAAACACTTCGATTATACCCTCCTGGTCCACTCTCCGTACCCCATGAGGCTATGGAAGACTGCACTGTTGGTGGGTACAAAGTGAAAGCAGGCACACGCTTAATAGTTAACCTATGGAAACTGCAGCGTGATCCTCGAGTGTGGTCAAACCCGTCAGAGTTTAAGCCTGAGAGGTTTCTTCCAGAGTCAGATGGTGGTTTTGGTGGTGCAGAAGCAAAATTCGACTTTAGGGGCCAACATTTTGAGTACACGCCATTTGGATCAGGAAGAAGGATATGCCCAGGTATCGACTTTTTCCTCCAGACAGTTCACATGGCACTAGCTCGTCTTCTTCAGGCATTTGATTTCAGCACAGCCGGAGGACTAGTTATAGACATGGCGGAAGGTCCAGGTCTAACCATCCCCAAAGTAATCCCGCTTGAAGTTCACCTAAACCCACGTCTGCCAGTCACACTTTTCTAG